Genomic DNA from Orcinus orca chromosome 6, mOrcOrc1.1, whole genome shotgun sequence:
caCATGCCAGATGCTCACGCCATTTACCTCCAGGTAATTGTTGGTGATTTGTTTTATCTTGGTTTTGCTCAGCTGTTATTTCCAATTGGTCTACAGAGAACTTTTGTGACTTAAATACTGCCTAGAAAAGTAAAAGATGGATTATCTGAAGATgctatctctcttctccttccacaAGGAGGAGTTctactttctttaaaattaatttattttattttatttatttttggctgtgttgggtctttgttgctgtgcgcgggctttctctagctgcggtgagcgggggctactctttgtggtggtgtgtgggcttctcattgcggtggcttctcttgttgtggagcacgggctctaggtgtgcgggtttcagtagctgtggctcgtgggctctagagcgcaggctcagtagttgtagctcgcgggtttagttgctccgtggcctgtgggatcttcctggaccagggctcgaacctgtgtcccctgcattggcaggtggattcttaactactgcgccaccagggaagcccaggagttctACTTTTtgactagactgtgagctccttgaaggcagggcagGTCTGCCTcagccccagggccccaggcCGAGTGCTTTGTAAACAACCTTGTAAAGTAGGCCTGTTAGGatgcccacttcacagatgagaaagctgaggctcagagaagctaagatACACAGCTATGGTGCTCTTTGAATCATCTCCTTGTCCCCTGCACCCAACCTGGTGCCTGCCACTAACAACTGCTTGTCAGACTGCTGAATAAGTGAAGAAAAGGGGTGAGAAAAAGAAGTCAGGGAAACATGCAGGAAAGAGGGATGGAGAAATGTGAAGGGGTGtttggaggagaggggagagcaaGTCATGTGGAGGGAGGCCCAGGCTGGCAGGATCAGTGGCGGGATCGCCCGCAGCTGCGACCCATGACTCACCCTGCAGCTTGACCTCGGCATTGGTGTGATACAGGCCGCCGTGGTGTGCCACGGTGCGGGCAGCCTCCAGGTGGGCCAGCACCACCTCCACGCCGTGCTCTGTGCTGCCCCAGGGCTCGGGGCCCTCGGCCGGGGCGGAGTCACACTCCAGCAGAGTGATGAGTGGCAGCACGTGAGGAAATGTGGTGTTGCTCAGCGGCGGGCCTTCTGCAGGGAGGGACACACGGTGCTCAGAGGTCTCCGAGGGCCCAGCCATCCACCAGGGTCCCAGAAACTGAGGATGTTTTAGGGGAAAGGGCCTGCCTGAGGTCCCAGAGAGAGCCCCCAGGGATTCTGACTCCTGAGACAAACCCTTCGGATTCCTCCAGCTGAACCCACTGCAGCCTTGGCCGAGCTCAGGGGCTGAGGCTGGACCTGGACGTGGCATACACGGTTGCCAGATGCAGAAAGTGAGTGGGGGGACAGCCTGCACAAAGCTCAGTCAAGCCCTCATCATCCTCCCCACGGGGAGAGTCTTTGCTGGCCCAGAGAGGGCTggaacctgtccaaggtcacgtAGCCAGGTGGGAGAGGTACCTTTGCCTTCATTGAGGCTCTTGAGAAATGGCTTGAGCTTCTTCTCGTAGAGGATGGCTCCCTCTGTGTGTCGCTGCCGCAGAGTCACCCATGTCTGCTCCAGCCGGGCAATCTGGGGAGACCAGACTGTGAGCGACCGGCCAGGGAAGGGGCCTGCTGCGGCCACAGGCCACTCTGCCCAGTGGACACCCAAATATGGGATAATAATTATTAGTATAGTCACCATTCATGAATCTGGGACAGTGTTGACTGCTTTTCACACGTTTCCCATGAAGCTCTCCCaacaacccattttacagatgagggaactaaggctcagagaggcgaatgacttgcccaaggtcattccaaaaataagtggcagagctgggagttgAGCCACTGCTCTGGGATCCTGCTGTCACTGTTGACGAGGCAAAGGAGAGGAAGTGTAGTGTGGATGAGGTCCGGGCTGTGAAATTAGACAGACCTAGTTTGAATCCCAACTTTTTCGGCCTCTGaatgtgactttaggcaagtactgctctgcctcagtttctccataagTGAAATGAGAACAGTAAAGGCACTCCcttcatgagatttttttttgaggaattggtgCTTCTAAAGTACTCGATGTAGCGCCTAGCATATAGTCAGTGCTTGCTAAATGAGTGCcgttttatatttattctttaaactcATATAATGCTCCTCATTCATTttacaggtagggaaactgagagCAGGGAAAAGGGAAGACTTTGTCTGGGAGCAGGTCAGCACTTAAAGGACTCAGTGCTCCCAGTTACCCTGTCACCAATGCTGCCTAGAAGGTCACAAAGTTCTTCCTGATTCAATATACAGCTATCCCAAAGGAACACATCCTAGGGCTCCTCCGGACAGAGACTAGCTTATGCCCAGCTCTGTGTGGGCCCCTCAGTACCTGGGCCATATCCAGGGCGCCCATGACTGCAGCGAAGCTGAACATGTTTCCCATGGTCCCCCGAAGCTCGGCCGCCAGCTGGATGGTCTTGTGCAGAAGAGCTGCCCGCTCCTCAGCGGAGCCCGCGCAGCCCAGGATGTCCACGGCCAGCATGATGGACATGGTGTGGAACCTGTCGGAGCAGCCAGGTCAgaggggcggggccagggacCTAGGGTTGGGGGTCCTTGTGGTTGAGAGCTGAGGGGCGGAGGGCAGAGCCAAAAGCGAGAGATTGTAAAGGGTCAATGAGATTAGGGGGCGCGGCCAGAGTGAGGAAAAGCAAAGTTAAGGGCTTCTGATTGGTCAGTATAAGTCAGGGGGCGGGGCCAGAGGCCCTAGAGCGCCAGGCTGAGAGGCTTGTGACCGATCAGCGGAAATCATCGGAAATCATCTGGTAGAGCTGttctaagaaagaaagggagagaagccaGAGCTGATGAGAGGGTCAAGGCTCACAGATTGTGATCGGTCAAGAGGATGCAAAATGTGAATTCGGAGATAAAGAACTCGGTCTTTGGGAAACCAAGATTACTTGGAGCTGGATATGGAGAAGGAGCGATTGGTCAATGGGATAGGGGGCGTGGCCAGAATCCCTGGGAGCCGGGGTGAGAGACTGTGATTGGCCAACCGGCCACAGCGAAGGGCCGCGCGGTAGCCCAGGGGGTTCCCCGTGAGTCCCCTTGTGTACTCGCCTTACCTTTCCAGCAGGTCTAGTCGTAGCTGCCGGCCATGGGGGAGAGTGAGCAGCTCCATGCCCCAGCGGACTCCCATTAGGGTCTGCATCTCCTTGGTAACGCCCAGTATCCTAGCAACCTACAAGGACGCCCAGAGGGCTGATTAATTTTCTGTCACGGCTAGCTCAAGCCATCTGGGAGTCAGGGAGCTTTATCTTGGAGGGCAGCCTGGCTGGGaggctgggtttgaattccagctctactGCTAACCCTCTGACATGGAGCAAAATGAGCCTCATTCTCCCCATCTGTGAAACGCGGGATAAATGGGAAAATGCCCAGAAGTGTCTGACATGGGCCAGAGGTGCCCAGGACACCCTTATTCCAGAAGGCAAACCTGAGGTCCGGTGGGGAAagggcttgtccaaggtcacacagtgggcCTAGACCCCAGGGCTGCTCCCTTCACGCCTAGCACTCTTCACAGAGCTACCTCTCAGCactgtttcttttcttgcttcttgagctCAGAGACCAGTACAACCAAGCAGTCAGTGCCCTCCCGCCACAAAgttcagagagagaaactgagactGAGAGCAAGTCAGGGTCCTTAGATGGTCAAGATCCATTCAAAACAAAGGCCCAGGCATTCACAATTTATGGACCTAGGCAATGAGTTTTGTCCACTAGGGGGGGTGGACACGGGAAGTCGGGCCTGTTATATTCCCTGGACCAGCCAGACTGACTTCCACCAGGCTCAGAAAGTGTCCCAGGCAGCCAGACGCCACTGGCTTTCAGGACTCCTCGGTTCCAGTGCCAAACTGACATCTGGAGGAAGCAAGAATATCtcggtttttgctttttttaaaggagaaaattggGGCCCAGGTAAAGTGATTAGtcagagtcacacagcaagtgaagGACGGCCATGAAGTCAGAATCCAGGCCCATTCGCTATACTTGGGAATTTGGGGCCAGCTCCTCACCACCCTGACCCCTGTCCCAAAGCCAGAGGATGGAGGTGCTCCTCCTGCCCCAGTGTGCACCCAGCACCTACCAGGCAGTCAACCTTGGTGACATGCTGGGCCAGCGTCCGGGCATCGACCTCTGCCAGCAGCTCCTTGACTTTACGCAGGAGGCCCATCTCCAGTGGCCGGTTATCTTTGGGGATCAGTAGTGACTGGAAGGTAGCCGGGTTGAAGGAAGAGGTGGCTTCCACGATGGGGACTGTGAAGGTCCTACCCCAGTCCCCTTCGGGGGCCCCATTTTCTGACAGTTCCTTAAGCCTCTCCCCATAGCTCCTGGCCTGGCGGCTGGAGGCCTCGGCTGCTGCCCACTCTCGGCTGCCACGGACAGGAGGCTGCAGCTGGCAGTAATGGCCAGAGTCCGGGTCGCTGTAGCTGCTGAGCGACGGTGATGGGGAGGCCTCGCAGCGGGTGTGGGGGGGGCTGGAGTAAGGGCCCTTGTCCGACTCCCCGGCACTTCCAGGACACAGCTGAGGTTCACTGGAGCGGCGGGTGACAGGGGAGGCAGGCAGCGCTGTGGCTGAGGGGGCGGCAGGGGCGGTGTGGACACGGGTCACTGCAGGGAGATAAAGAGAGAGGACTAGTTTCCATGACTCCCCACGCAGTGaggttcccccacccccttcccaaagGACAGGCTCCATCCACCCTACATGGGTGATAGCCCCACCTCCCTGGACCCAGGCCCAGCCCAGCAGACTCTGGCACACTGACCAGCTCTCAGTGGTACTCTGAAATTACCTGGAACCCAGGAGTCTCACTTTCCTACCCTAAGGCTGCTGTAGCCTTGGGGAACGACGGAGCTACCTGAAGGAGCTTTCCGTGATTCAGAAAAGCTAAGCACTTGCTGGAGTTCATCGTATGGAATTATTTCTCAATGAATTAGTAATAACGATTTATTGAGTACATGTGTCCTGGGAACTGGTGACATGCTGGAGATATACCAGTCAAAACAGTAACCATCATCCAAAATTAGAGGTGatgtttattgagctcttactggCTACGAGATCCTTCTCTGCACATTAGTCCGTTTAACCCTCTCAACATCCTGTGCGTCAGTACTTTTACGATCCCCAttctccagatgagaaaactgaggctcagagaggccagctgacctgcctgaggtcacccagccagCAAAGcatagagctgggatttaaaaccAGGTGTTAAGTCCTCACTCCTGGGTACTTCCCTGAGCCGCGTTGCTTAGAAATTGTCCGATAAATAATTTGTGGCAAGGCATTTTAACATTTACACCCAAGGGTGTTGTTTTGAAGGCAAGTTGGCAGTTATGACAAGCTGCCAGGCCTGTGTTTAGAGAAGAATTTGTGACAACCCATATAGACAGCAACATGGGAACAGTGTCTCCCAGCAAAGGTTCCTCCCGGGATGCACCTCCGTCTGTGAGCTTTTCCTGCCAGGTGGGCAATATGCAGTATGGCCTGTTGAAAACacttgttttcttccagaagtgaACTAGTGGCATGTTTCTACAGTagaaattttctttgtatttaaaaaaagcacagcgctctgtgcttcctgctcaattttgctgtgaatctagaACTTTTCTGAAAAAGTCTATTTAAAAGACTAAAGCAAGGATGATGAGTCCGGTCTGAGCCCACCATTTGGAATCTGGGACGCATTAAGTCCCAGCTGATGCAGGGCCTGGCAGAGCACCACACACGGAGGCACCTGACCAATGGGGGCTGAGTGTTGCTGACCACACGCACTTCACAGCACTGGAGCCAGATTCAGTAACATTCAGGAGAATGCACTGGAAACCACATGCACAATGCCTGATACCCAACAGGGGCTCAATGAGTCGTTGCAGAATGAACAAGCCATGGATATGTTTTGCACGTCAACATCGATAGTTCTGCTGGCAAGTTTTTAGTGTCAACTCTTGCAGGGCATTGCTCTCAGAAAAGAGGTAGAAACACACATGATCACATACTATAACAGAAGTCATCAAAGAtagtgcacacgtgcacacacagggCTACTCCCACCAGATCCCCCCACCTGCCCCTAACCCCTCTGCTGGACATACCAGTACTATAGGCGGGGGAGCTGGGGCTCTCAGAGATGGGGGACACGGGAGAGTGCAGGTCTGGGATCTGGTCCATGCTGAGTGCACAGTTGCGGATGGATTCCCGGGGGTGGGGCAGTGATGTGCTGTGGAGCAGACACCTTCATGAGCAGAGATCCCAGAGGTCAGGGTCCTCAGCTAGTATTAGGacccccacctctgcctccatcCAAGATCTGCTGAACTTCAAAGGCAGAAAAGGTTTGGAGATTATCAAGTCCAACCTCCCAACTGACAGGTACAAAAACTAAAGCCCAGAGGAGGAAAGGCTTGTGCAGTCCACAACCTGCACAACTGTTCTCTTCCCTGGGAACCTTGCCCCCAACTTGCAGAACAGTCTGGGGAGAGGGGCTAGCAGGAAAGGTGGGCAGGCCAAGGGAGCCAGGCCCACCAGCCTGGCCCCTCCTCACTGCTCCCATACTATACCCAGGATGCCTTGGGCACACATGGCCTGTGGATCCTGGCACCGTTTTGATCACTGGTTCCAAACCACAGGCCAAGTGGCTACTCCCCACAGGGTACCCAACCAGTGATTCCTTGGCCGACAGCACCCAGCCCAGGCCCAGGGAGATGGGACCTATCCAAGTGCTGGTGGCACAGGATAGCAGGTCTTGCTGCAAACAGCCAGGGAGGCCATAGAAATTAGGGGCACAGACTTCAGAGTTGAGGGCCTGGGTTAGAATCTGGGTCCTACCACTCTCTAGCAAGCGGCTGCCCCTTTCCAAGcctatttcctcatctacaaagtaGGGGCATGGACAGAAGCCACCTCCCAGGGGGACGTGGGAGTCACTGAAGTTGGGCGCAAGAGCACCAGGAGAGGGCCAGGTACACAGTAGGGCCTCAGGAATGATTGGCTGCTGTGGCTTTTCCTGGGATCAGTGCCCGGTGTCACCTAGCCCCAGACAACTGGGTGTCATCAAAAATGTCGCTGAGAACATTCCATTCCCTGTGCAATGGCTTGCATCCTGCAAAGCCCTCTGCCCTGATGCCCACCTTGGCCTAGTTTggtggggtgggctgggctggCAACAAGGACCAGGCCCCTGCCTGGGACAGGACAGCACCCAGGGCTCCCCCTAGGCCAGAGAGGGCTTTCCGAGTGAGGGCCTTTTATAGGTAGGAACATGGAGGCAAGAGAGGAGGAATGCCAGGGCCAAGGGTGCACAGCTAGttgtagcagagctgggatggcAACCTGCACTCCAGACTTTTACTCAGCACAGCCTGAGCTTCCTCCTGTCCTTCCCCACACACCAAGGCTCCAGGGCAGTCATAGCACCTCAGACCCGTGTGACTGGGCCTCCCCTTTCTCACCCGCACTCTCATTACCAAcacccccatttgacagatggggaGCCTGAGGCCTAGCATAGGTTCTCACTCACCTGGTGGGGCAGCCATCACTGCGGGTGACCTTGTCAGCGGTGAGCCCGTCAGTCATGGTGACGCTGCGCCGCTTCACGTGGCTGCCCTTGGGGCCTGAGGGGCTGGCGGGGCTGGCAGCCTTGCCACTGCCCTGGCCCAGGCCGTAGCAGGCCTCCAGGTAGCGCAGCGGGAAGGTGCGGTTGACGGGGCAGTAGATGATGGCTCCACTCTGCTCTGACACAGCCTTGCGGCTGCCCACGTGATATCGCACAAGGGCCGGCACGTGGTCGAAGCTCTCCTGCTCGAACAGGTACTGGATGTGGGTGTAGCTCTCACCCGCCTTCACCACCACCTTGTTGATCTTGAAGTGCAAGGCCTGGTTGCGCCAGCGGCAGGTGAGCACATAGTCGCCCAGGCTGGTGAGCGAGTCCCGGATGAGGAAGTCACCATTGCGCTGCACCAGGGTCTCGGAGACCTGCGAGAGGCAAGGGTCAGtctggggcggggcaggggcagagagggCCAGACCCGGGATCTGGGGGACACAGTGACCAGAGATATCTGAAGCTTGGGAGTTGCACCCTCTGACCCAGATTCAGAGGGTGCAACTCAGCCAGAGGCGCTGGGTccgggaaacagaggctcaggcaTGGGAGGACACAACACCCTGGGATGGGGGTCGCCATGATCTGAAACTCAGGTCTCAGACCTACTCCTTCTCAGGTCTCACGTTGGGCAGAGTGGATTCTCAATCCTCATTCCTCCCAACACCCAGTGCTCTGGCACATCTCTGGGCCTTTGTACCTCAAGCTACTTTCTCGGCCTGGAACATCCTTCCCATCCTGCCCACCTGGTGAACTCCTATCCATCTCATAATGGCCTCTCTCCTCAGCACCCCTTCCTCGGGGCAGCCCACACTCCCTGCTGGGTGCTCCATTCTTGCACTTCTCCCACTGGGCTCTGACGGTCTGCCTGCCTGTAAACCCCTACCCTGGGATACCAGCCCTCAAGGGAAGCCACCACCTATTTTATCTCTGCATCCTTGGTGCCCAGCACAGGACCTGACAGAGCTGATACTCGACAAAGATTTACAGCATGAATGTAAAAGGGAACAGGTGACTATCAGCCTCAGCCCAGAAATTCAACTTTGTCAAAATTGAGCAGCCTAAGGACTGATATGCACTGACCAAACACACAAGAGGCTGATGTATAGCCCTATAAcaataacagtaaaaataattgtagtaataataacaaccacCACCATAAAGGACAATGTTCATTGAGCTCACTGCATGTCAGACATCGTGTTAAGAACTTCACATGCACtagttcatttaattctcacaaccaacCTTTaaggtaggcactattattatcctccatcttatagataaggaaactggggctcagagaggtgaagtgacttgttcaaggtcacacagtcagtaaATGGCAGAACTAGACCTCATCCCAGGCTACTCTGATTGAACCCACCAAACAATAGTCAGAGCTTCTCTGGGCTGGGGCTGGCCGAGGCGGTGGGTCTAGGGCTGAGGTCCCAGCTCGGGGCCCGCTCACCTCACGGGGGATGCGGCCATGGTACCAGGCGTGGCTGCGGAGATCCGTGCTGCTGAGTTTGAGCTCTTCCTCCAACTCTTTGTGCAATTTCTCAGGCGATGAGTCCAGGATGTACTTCTCCTTGGAGAACTGGGCAGGAGACAGCAAAAGTTGGCATCCAAACTCaagccccttcctccttccctcccaaccTCCACCACCCCAGGTGAACTCATTCCATCCTGGGACCCTGGGAACACTTAGGCACAGATCCTCACGCAGGAGTCCCTATCCCAGCAGGAGTAATGGAATCTCAATTAAATCCACCAAAAAGTGCCTACTGTGTTCTAGGCTCTGAACTATGTGCCAGGGTAGATAAGTCAATAAATAAACCTGTCCTCAAGGAAGCTCCTAGTCTAAGAGGGGAGGCAAAAGCGACATGAgcatttgagggacttccctggtggtccagtggttaagaatccaccttccaatgcagaggacgcaggttcgatccctggtcagggaactaagatcccacatgccgcagggcagctaggccacggggcaactaagagCACGCTTTAGAGTTTGCGTGCCACAACAagagagcctgtgcactgcaactactgagcccgcatgccacaactgagagaatcctgtgcgctgcaactaagacctgacgcagccaaataaataaataaatatttttaaaaagcg
This window encodes:
- the SH2D3C gene encoding SH2 domain-containing protein 3C isoform X4 yields the protein MTAVGRRCPALGPRGATGEPEAGGDYVKFSKEKYILDSSPEKLHKELEEELKLSSTDLRSHAWYHGRIPREVSETLVQRNGDFLIRDSLTSLGDYVLTCRWRNQALHFKINKVVVKAGESYTHIQYLFEQESFDHVPALVRYHVGSRKAVSEQSGAIIYCPVNRTFPLRYLEACYGLGQGSGKAASPASPSGPKGSHVKRRSVTMTDGLTADKVTRSDGCPTRCLLHSTSLPHPRESIRNCALSMDQIPDLHSPVSPISESPSSPAYSTVTRVHTAPAAPSATALPASPVTRRSSEPQLCPGSAGESDKGPYSSPPHTRCEASPSPSLSSYSDPDSGHYCQLQPPVRGSREWAAAEASSRQARSYGERLKELSENGAPEGDWGRTFTVPIVEATSSFNPATFQSLLIPKDNRPLEMGLLRKVKELLAEVDARTLAQHVTKVDCLVARILGVTKEMQTLMGVRWGMELLTLPHGRQLRLDLLERFHTMSIMLAVDILGCAGSAEERAALLHKTIQLAAELRGTMGNMFSFAAVMGALDMAQIARLEQTWVTLRQRHTEGAILYEKKLKPFLKSLNEGKEGPPLSNTTFPHVLPLITLLECDSAPAEGPEPWGSTEHGVEVVLAHLEAARTVAHHGGLYHTNAEVKLQGFQAQPELLEVFSTEFQMRLLWGSQGASSSQARRYEKFDKVLTALSHKLEPAVRSSEL
- the SH2D3C gene encoding SH2 domain-containing protein 3C isoform X9, with product MTERCSLWSALSAAACCFYRGSFVQFSKEKYILDSSPEKLHKELEEELKLSSTDLRSHAWYHGRIPREVSETLVQRNGDFLIRDSLTSLGDYVLTCRWRNQALHFKINKVVVKAGESYTHIQYLFEQESFDHVPALVRYHVGSRKAVSEQSGAIIYCPVNRTFPLRYLEACYGLGQGSGKAASPASPSGPKGSHVKRRSVTMTDGLTADKVTRSDGCPTSTSLPHPRESIRNCALSMDQIPDLHSPVSPISESPSSPAYSTVTRVHTAPAAPSATALPASPVTRRSSEPQLCPGSAGESDKGPYSSPPHTRCEASPSPSLSSYSDPDSGHYCQLQPPVRGSREWAAAEASSRQARSYGERLKELSENGAPEGDWGRTFTVPIVEATSSFNPATFQSLLIPKDNRPLEMGLLRKVKELLAEVDARTLAQHVTKVDCLVARILGVTKEMQTLMGVRWGMELLTLPHGRQLRLDLLERFHTMSIMLAVDILGCAGSAEERAALLHKTIQLAAELRGTMGNMFSFAAVMGALDMAQIARLEQTWVTLRQRHTEGAILYEKKLKPFLKSLNEGKEGPPLSNTTFPHVLPLITLLECDSAPAEGPEPWGSTEHGVEVVLAHLEAARTVAHHGGLYHTNAEVKLQGFQAQPELLEVFSTEFQMRLLWGSQGASSSQARRYEKFDKVLTALSHKLEPAVRSSEL
- the SH2D3C gene encoding SH2 domain-containing protein 3C isoform X8; the protein is MTERCSLWSALSAAACCFYRGSFVQVQFSKEKYILDSSPEKLHKELEEELKLSSTDLRSHAWYHGRIPREVSETLVQRNGDFLIRDSLTSLGDYVLTCRWRNQALHFKINKVVVKAGESYTHIQYLFEQESFDHVPALVRYHVGSRKAVSEQSGAIIYCPVNRTFPLRYLEACYGLGQGSGKAASPASPSGPKGSHVKRRSVTMTDGLTADKVTRSDGCPTSTSLPHPRESIRNCALSMDQIPDLHSPVSPISESPSSPAYSTVTRVHTAPAAPSATALPASPVTRRSSEPQLCPGSAGESDKGPYSSPPHTRCEASPSPSLSSYSDPDSGHYCQLQPPVRGSREWAAAEASSRQARSYGERLKELSENGAPEGDWGRTFTVPIVEATSSFNPATFQSLLIPKDNRPLEMGLLRKVKELLAEVDARTLAQHVTKVDCLVARILGVTKEMQTLMGVRWGMELLTLPHGRQLRLDLLERFHTMSIMLAVDILGCAGSAEERAALLHKTIQLAAELRGTMGNMFSFAAVMGALDMAQIARLEQTWVTLRQRHTEGAILYEKKLKPFLKSLNEGKEGPPLSNTTFPHVLPLITLLECDSAPAEGPEPWGSTEHGVEVVLAHLEAARTVAHHGGLYHTNAEVKLQGFQAQPELLEVFSTEFQMRLLWGSQGASSSQARRYEKFDKVLTALSHKLEPAVRSSEL
- the SH2D3C gene encoding SH2 domain-containing protein 3C isoform X2, whose amino-acid sequence is MTEGTKKASKKFKFFKFKGFGSLSNLPRSFTLRRSLASTSIRPHLEADTFDATQDDMVTVPKSPPAYARSSDMYSHMGTMPRPSIKKVRDQQATQEAQEVGPEPHVVPRGLPDPSGLEAAKKVVVGTDAPVEDTPAVGPNPSAVEVGPMRKPEDPSADTEEEQDPRNVVSERATGEPEAGGDYVKFSKEKYILDSSPEKLHKELEEELKLSSTDLRSHAWYHGRIPREVSETLVQRNGDFLIRDSLTSLGDYVLTCRWRNQALHFKINKVVVKAGESYTHIQYLFEQESFDHVPALVRYHVGSRKAVSEQSGAIIYCPVNRTFPLRYLEACYGLGQGSGKAASPASPSGPKGSHVKRRSVTMTDGLTADKVTRSDGCPTSTSLPHPRESIRNCALSMDQIPDLHSPVSPISESPSSPAYSTVTRVHTAPAAPSATALPASPVTRRSSEPQLCPGSAGESDKGPYSSPPHTRCEASPSPSLSSYSDPDSGHYCQLQPPVRGSREWAAAEASSRQARSYGERLKELSENGAPEGDWGRTFTVPIVEATSSFNPATFQSLLIPKDNRPLEMGLLRKVKELLAEVDARTLAQHVTKVDCLVARILGVTKEMQTLMGVRWGMELLTLPHGRQLRLDLLERFHTMSIMLAVDILGCAGSAEERAALLHKTIQLAAELRGTMGNMFSFAAVMGALDMAQIARLEQTWVTLRQRHTEGAILYEKKLKPFLKSLNEGKEGPPLSNTTFPHVLPLITLLECDSAPAEGPEPWGSTEHGVEVVLAHLEAARTVAHHGGLYHTNAEVKLQGFQAQPELLEVFSTEFQMRLLWGSQGASSSQARRYEKFDKVLTALSHKLEPAVRSSEL
- the SH2D3C gene encoding SH2 domain-containing protein 3C isoform X7 is translated as MTAVGRRCPALGPRGATGEPEAGGDYVKFSKEKYILDSSPEKLHKELEEELKLSSTDLRSHAWYHGRIPREVSETLVQRNGDFLIRDSLTSLGDYVLTCRWRNQALHFKINKVVVKAGESYTHIQYLFEQESFDHVPALVRYHVGSRKAVSEQSGAIIYCPVNRTFPLRYLEACYGLGQGSGKAASPASPSGPKGSHVKRRSVTMTDGLTADKVTRSDGCPTSTSLPHPRESIRNCALSMDQIPDLHSPVSPISESPSSPAYSTVTRVHTAPAAPSATALPASPVTRRSSEPQLCPGSAGESDKGPYSSPPHTRCEASPSPSLSSYSDPDSGHYCQLQPPVRGSREWAAAEASSRQARSYGERLKELSENGAPEGDWGRTFTVPIVEATSSFNPATFQSLLIPKDNRPLEMGLLRKVKELLAEVDARTLAQHVTKVDCLVARILGVTKEMQTLMGVRWGMELLTLPHGRQLRLDLLERFHTMSIMLAVDILGCAGSAEERAALLHKTIQLAAELRGTMGNMFSFAAVMGALDMAQIARLEQTWVTLRQRHTEGAILYEKKLKPFLKSLNEGKEGPPLSNTTFPHVLPLITLLECDSAPAEGPEPWGSTEHGVEVVLAHLEAARTVAHHGGLYHTNAEVKLQGFQAQPELLEVFSTEFQMRLLWGSQGASSSQARRYEKFDKVLTALSHKLEPAVRSSEL
- the SH2D3C gene encoding SH2 domain-containing protein 3C isoform X5 — its product is MTERCSLWSALSAAACCFYRGSFVQVQFSKEKYILDSSPEKLHKELEEELKLSSTDLRSHAWYHGRIPREVSETLVQRNGDFLIRDSLTSLGDYVLTCRWRNQALHFKINKVVVKAGESYTHIQYLFEQESFDHVPALVRYHVGSRKAVSEQSGAIIYCPVNRTFPLRYLEACYGLGQGSGKAASPASPSGPKGSHVKRRSVTMTDGLTADKVTRSDGCPTRCLLHSTSLPHPRESIRNCALSMDQIPDLHSPVSPISESPSSPAYSTVTRVHTAPAAPSATALPASPVTRRSSEPQLCPGSAGESDKGPYSSPPHTRCEASPSPSLSSYSDPDSGHYCQLQPPVRGSREWAAAEASSRQARSYGERLKELSENGAPEGDWGRTFTVPIVEATSSFNPATFQSLLIPKDNRPLEMGLLRKVKELLAEVDARTLAQHVTKVDCLVARILGVTKEMQTLMGVRWGMELLTLPHGRQLRLDLLERFHTMSIMLAVDILGCAGSAEERAALLHKTIQLAAELRGTMGNMFSFAAVMGALDMAQIARLEQTWVTLRQRHTEGAILYEKKLKPFLKSLNEGKEGPPLSNTTFPHVLPLITLLECDSAPAEGPEPWGSTEHGVEVVLAHLEAARTVAHHGGLYHTNAEVKLQGFQAQPELLEVFSTEFQMRLLWGSQGASSSQARRYEKFDKVLTALSHKLEPAVRSSEL
- the SH2D3C gene encoding SH2 domain-containing protein 3C isoform X1; this translates as MTEGTKKASKKFKFFKFKGFGSLSNLPRSFTLRRSLASTSIRPHLEADTFDATQDDMVTVPKSPPAYARSSDMYSHMGTMPRPSIKKVRDQQATQEAQEVGPEPHVVPRGLPDPSGLEAAKKVVVGTDAPVEDTPAVGPNPSAVEVGPMRKPEDPSADTEEEQDPRNVVSERATGEPEAGGDYVKFSKEKYILDSSPEKLHKELEEELKLSSTDLRSHAWYHGRIPREVSETLVQRNGDFLIRDSLTSLGDYVLTCRWRNQALHFKINKVVVKAGESYTHIQYLFEQESFDHVPALVRYHVGSRKAVSEQSGAIIYCPVNRTFPLRYLEACYGLGQGSGKAASPASPSGPKGSHVKRRSVTMTDGLTADKVTRSDGCPTRCLLHSTSLPHPRESIRNCALSMDQIPDLHSPVSPISESPSSPAYSTVTRVHTAPAAPSATALPASPVTRRSSEPQLCPGSAGESDKGPYSSPPHTRCEASPSPSLSSYSDPDSGHYCQLQPPVRGSREWAAAEASSRQARSYGERLKELSENGAPEGDWGRTFTVPIVEATSSFNPATFQSLLIPKDNRPLEMGLLRKVKELLAEVDARTLAQHVTKVDCLVARILGVTKEMQTLMGVRWGMELLTLPHGRQLRLDLLERFHTMSIMLAVDILGCAGSAEERAALLHKTIQLAAELRGTMGNMFSFAAVMGALDMAQIARLEQTWVTLRQRHTEGAILYEKKLKPFLKSLNEGKEGPPLSNTTFPHVLPLITLLECDSAPAEGPEPWGSTEHGVEVVLAHLEAARTVAHHGGLYHTNAEVKLQGFQAQPELLEVFSTEFQMRLLWGSQGASSSQARRYEKFDKVLTALSHKLEPAVRSSEL